A window of the Streptomyces finlayi genome harbors these coding sequences:
- a CDS encoding PP2C family protein-serine/threonine phosphatase, protein MRNRGMDELGEALAAAEAAPPVESVDVIATTLRRQLGARSVSFLITDFTGASVVRLGTADDIDLERPADPIAVSGTVYDRVIRAQQPHVEAIEGSAWTRVIAPVTNRGDALGLLELHLPHHPGPDTLLKISRSAHALSYIIIANRPFTDLYQWGRRTTPLSLAAEIQYQLLPSSLACEAAQFAVAGALEPAEHVGGDTFDYVIDRDHVQLSVTDAMGHDVDAALLATLLVGALRRARRQGAGLAEQARIADQAVAEHSGGRYVTGQLLRISLHDGQTEFVNAGHPWPLRLRAGKVEEIKPAIDMPFGFLAPHTYTVQRLDLRDGDRLIMLTDGMQERSAAHLDLPALIESTQDLHPREAARVLIEHVVSAHDGLLHDDATVMCLDWYGTESTRRDADHGADVIDASPTAGQHTAPPGPADPRK, encoded by the coding sequence ATGCGGAACAGAGGAATGGACGAACTGGGTGAGGCGCTGGCCGCTGCGGAGGCCGCCCCGCCGGTGGAATCCGTCGACGTCATCGCCACAACTCTGCGAAGGCAGCTCGGCGCCCGGTCGGTGTCGTTCCTGATCACCGACTTCACCGGCGCCTCCGTCGTCCGCCTGGGCACCGCGGACGACATCGACCTGGAGCGTCCCGCAGATCCGATCGCCGTCTCCGGCACCGTCTACGACAGGGTGATACGGGCCCAGCAACCGCATGTGGAGGCCATAGAGGGCAGTGCTTGGACGCGGGTGATCGCACCGGTCACCAATCGCGGGGACGCGCTCGGGCTGCTGGAGCTTCATCTGCCCCACCACCCCGGCCCGGACACCCTGCTGAAAATCAGCCGGAGCGCCCACGCCCTGTCCTACATCATCATCGCGAACCGGCCCTTCACCGACCTGTACCAGTGGGGCCGCCGCACCACTCCGCTGAGCCTGGCCGCCGAGATCCAGTACCAGCTGTTGCCCAGCTCCCTGGCCTGCGAGGCCGCCCAGTTCGCGGTCGCCGGGGCCTTGGAGCCGGCCGAGCATGTCGGCGGCGACACCTTCGACTACGTCATAGACCGCGACCACGTCCAACTGTCCGTCACCGACGCCATGGGCCACGACGTCGACGCCGCCCTCCTGGCCACCCTGCTGGTCGGCGCGCTGCGCCGCGCACGCAGGCAGGGAGCCGGCCTCGCCGAACAAGCACGGATCGCCGACCAGGCCGTCGCCGAGCACAGCGGCGGCCGCTACGTCACCGGGCAACTGCTGCGGATCAGCCTGCACGACGGTCAAACCGAGTTCGTCAACGCCGGCCATCCCTGGCCCCTGCGCCTGCGCGCCGGGAAGGTCGAGGAGATCAAGCCGGCCATCGACATGCCCTTCGGCTTCCTGGCCCCGCACACCTACACGGTCCAGCGCCTGGACCTGCGGGACGGGGACCGGCTGATCATGCTCACCGACGGAATGCAGGAGCGCAGCGCCGCGCATCTCGATCTGCCGGCCCTCATCGAGAGCACTCAGGACCTGCACCCGCGGGAGGCCGCTCGTGTCCTCATCGAGCACGTCGTCAGTGCCCATGACGGCCTCCTTCACGACGACGCGACCGTGATGTGCCTGGACTGGTACGGCACCGAGTCCACCCGCCGCGACGCCGACCACGGCGCTGACGTCATCGACGCCTCCCCCACGGCCGGACAGCACACCGCACCCCCAGGGCCCGCAGATCCCAGAAAGTGA
- a CDS encoding DEAD/DEAH box helicase: MNPTRTNSRSSRSRTVDSGAGTGRGSRSGSSAPRGSGGPVRSGGQGRRPAAVQGEFALPVTVTPALPAVEAFADLDMPGELLVALTAQGVSVPFPIQGATLPNTLAGRDALGRGRTGSGKTLAFGLALLARTAGQRAEPRQPLALVLVPTRELAQQVTDALAPYARSVRLRLATVVGGMSIGRQANALRGGAEVVVATPGRLKDLIDRGDCRLNQVAITVLDEADQMADMGFMPQVTALLDQVRPEGQRMLFSATLDRNVDRLVRRYLTDPVVHSVDPSAGAVTTMEHHVLHVHGADKHRTTTEIAAREGRVIMFLDTKRAVDKLTDHLLASGVRAAALHGGKSQPQRTRTLAQFKTGHVTVLVATNVAARGIHVDNLDLVVNVDPPTDHKDYLHRGGRTARAGESGSVVTLVTPNQRRDMTHLMTAAGIVPQTTQVRSGEEALGRITGAQTPSGIPVTITAPVVERRQRGASSRGRRSPASAARRVTAHQSSFDAAA; this comes from the coding sequence ATGAACCCCACACGTACGAACAGCCGATCCTCCCGCAGCCGCACCGTCGACTCGGGCGCGGGTACAGGCCGGGGCAGCCGCTCCGGCTCGTCCGCCCCGAGGGGTTCCGGCGGTCCGGTCCGTTCGGGCGGCCAGGGTCGGCGGCCCGCCGCCGTCCAGGGCGAGTTCGCCCTGCCGGTCACGGTCACTCCCGCGCTGCCCGCGGTCGAGGCGTTCGCCGACCTCGACATGCCCGGGGAGCTGCTGGTCGCACTGACCGCGCAGGGCGTGAGTGTTCCGTTCCCGATCCAGGGTGCGACCCTGCCCAACACCCTGGCGGGCCGCGACGCCCTGGGACGCGGGCGAACCGGCTCAGGCAAGACCCTCGCCTTCGGCCTGGCGCTGCTCGCCCGCACCGCCGGTCAGCGGGCCGAGCCCCGCCAGCCCCTGGCCCTCGTCCTCGTGCCGACGCGTGAGCTGGCACAACAGGTGACCGACGCCCTGGCCCCTTATGCCCGCTCGGTGAGGCTGCGCCTGGCCACCGTCGTCGGCGGAATGTCGATCGGGAGGCAGGCCAACGCGCTGCGTGGCGGTGCCGAGGTCGTCGTTGCGACGCCGGGCCGGCTCAAGGACCTCATCGACCGCGGTGACTGCCGGCTCAACCAGGTCGCGATCACCGTCCTGGACGAGGCCGACCAGATGGCCGACATGGGCTTCATGCCCCAGGTCACCGCGCTGCTCGACCAGGTCCGCCCCGAGGGCCAGCGGATGCTGTTCTCCGCCACCCTCGACCGCAACGTCGACCGCCTGGTCCGCCGCTATCTCACCGACCCGGTCGTCCACTCCGTCGATCCGTCCGCAGGCGCGGTCACCACGATGGAGCACCACGTCCTGCACGTCCACGGCGCCGACAAGCACCGGACGACGACCGAGATCGCGGCGCGCGAGGGCCGGGTGATCATGTTCCTGGACACCAAGCGGGCCGTGGACAAGCTCACCGATCACCTGCTGGCCAGCGGTGTACGGGCCGCGGCCCTGCACGGCGGCAAGTCCCAGCCGCAGCGCACCCGCACCCTGGCCCAGTTCAAGACCGGGCACGTCACCGTGCTGGTGGCCACGAACGTCGCCGCCCGCGGTATCCACGTCGACAACCTCGACCTCGTCGTCAACGTCGACCCGCCGACCGATCACAAGGACTACCTCCACCGCGGCGGCCGAACCGCGCGGGCCGGGGAGTCCGGCAGCGTCGTCACCCTGGTCACTCCCAACCAGCGCCGCGACATGACCCACCTCATGACCGCCGCCGGCATCGTGCCCCAGACCACCCAGGTCCGCTCCGGCGAAGAGGCACTCGGTCGGATCACCGGCGCCCAGACCCCTTCCGGTATTCCCGTGACGATCACCGCGCCGGTGGTCGAGCGTCGTCAGCGCGGCGCCTCCTCACGCGGACGGCGCAGCCCCGCCTCGGCTGCACGGCGCGTGACCGCGCATCAGTCCTCCTTCGATGCGGCGGCCTAG
- a CDS encoding lytic polysaccharide monooxygenase auxiliary activity family 9 protein gives MARRRKQLASLVAVLATLLGGIALTLMGQGNAQAHGVTMTPGSRTYLCWLDAKTSTGALDPTNPACRAALDESGASSLYNWFAVLDSNAGGRGPGYVPDGKLCSAGDRSPYDFTGYNAARADWPRTHLTSGRTIQIKHSNWAAHPGSFRVYLSKPGYSPSTALGWDDLELIETVTNPPQTGSPGTDGGHYYWDLALPSGRSGDAVMFIQWVRSDSQENFFSCSDVVFDGGNGEVTGIRGSGGTPTPTPTPTPTPTPTPTPTDPHTGCMAVYNVTNSWSGGFQGSVEVMNHGTTAREGWAVKWTPGAGAKVSSVWNGALTTGSDGTLTVRNLDYNRTVPPEGSVTFGFTATSTGNNYPVGSIGCVTP, from the coding sequence ATGGCTCGACGCAGGAAACAACTCGCCTCTCTGGTGGCGGTGCTCGCGACGCTGCTCGGCGGGATCGCCCTGACATTGATGGGCCAGGGCAACGCCCAGGCGCACGGCGTCACGATGACACCGGGATCGCGTACCTACCTCTGCTGGCTGGACGCCAAGACCAGCACCGGCGCGCTGGACCCGACCAACCCCGCGTGCAGGGCCGCGCTCGACGAGAGTGGTGCGAGCTCGCTGTACAACTGGTTCGCCGTGCTCGACTCCAACGCGGGCGGGCGAGGACCGGGGTACGTCCCGGACGGAAAGCTGTGCAGCGCCGGTGACCGGTCGCCGTACGACTTCACCGGGTACAACGCGGCCCGCGCCGACTGGCCCCGGACGCACCTGACGTCCGGCAGGACGATCCAGATCAAGCACAGCAACTGGGCCGCGCACCCGGGCTCGTTCCGGGTGTACCTGTCCAAACCCGGCTACTCACCCAGCACGGCACTGGGCTGGGACGACCTGGAGCTGATCGAGACCGTCACCAACCCGCCGCAGACGGGCTCGCCCGGCACGGACGGCGGCCATTACTACTGGGACCTGGCCCTGCCCTCGGGCCGCTCGGGTGACGCGGTGATGTTCATCCAGTGGGTGCGCTCGGACAGCCAGGAGAACTTCTTCTCCTGCTCCGACGTCGTCTTCGACGGCGGCAACGGCGAAGTCACCGGCATCCGCGGCTCGGGCGGCACCCCGACTCCCACACCCACTCCGACCCCCACACCCACTCCGACCCCGACTCCCACCGACCCGCACACCGGGTGCATGGCCGTCTACAACGTGACCAACTCCTGGAGCGGCGGCTTCCAGGGTTCTGTCGAGGTCATGAACCATGGCACGACGGCGCGTGAGGGCTGGGCGGTGAAATGGACGCCCGGCGCGGGCGCCAAGGTCAGCAGCGTGTGGAACGGTGCGCTGACCACGGGGTCCGATGGCACGCTCACGGTCAGGAACCTCGACTACAACCGGACCGTCCCACCCGAGGGCAGCGTCACCTTCGGGTTCACGGCGACATCGACCGGCAACAACTACCCGGTCGGCTCGATCGGCTGCGTCACCCCGTAG
- a CDS encoding terpene synthase family protein — translation MEQTRKAAWEWAESNDLLLSPVARKKMLRTRPELWISLIFPSASQKHLDLFCQWLFWAFLVDDEFDDGPAGRDPQMCEEAIARLVDVLDGAVPHGPMERALDGLRWRTCQDRSQRWVRQFRRDTVAWLWTYYAEAVERAAGQVPSRADFVKHRRDSVAMQPFLDLHEITAGIDLPESARSLPAYIALRDAVTDHSGLCNDICSFEKEALLGYEHNAVRLIQRDRRCTLQEAVDEAGVQLARIAERVQRAEKALADEIDAAGIDGGTKAALERCVQDYRGLVRGDFDYHARAERYTRPDLLEFDEREAMSGYFAA, via the coding sequence ATGGAGCAAACGAGGAAGGCCGCCTGGGAGTGGGCGGAATCCAATGATCTCCTGTTGTCCCCGGTGGCCAGGAAGAAGATGCTGCGGACGCGGCCGGAGCTCTGGATATCCCTCATCTTTCCGTCCGCCTCGCAGAAGCACCTCGATCTCTTCTGCCAGTGGCTCTTCTGGGCCTTCCTGGTGGACGACGAGTTCGACGACGGCCCGGCCGGGCGCGATCCGCAGATGTGCGAGGAGGCGATCGCCCGGCTCGTGGACGTACTGGACGGCGCCGTGCCGCACGGCCCGATGGAGCGCGCGCTCGACGGACTGCGGTGGCGAACCTGCCAGGACCGTTCCCAGCGCTGGGTCCGGCAGTTCCGCCGGGACACCGTCGCCTGGCTGTGGACGTACTACGCGGAGGCCGTCGAGCGAGCCGCGGGACAGGTGCCCAGCCGGGCCGACTTCGTGAAGCACCGCCGGGACTCGGTGGCGATGCAGCCCTTCCTCGACCTGCACGAGATCACCGCGGGGATAGATCTACCGGAGTCCGCCCGCAGCCTTCCCGCGTATATCGCACTGCGTGACGCGGTGACCGATCATTCGGGCCTGTGCAATGACATCTGCTCCTTCGAGAAGGAGGCCCTGCTCGGTTACGAGCACAACGCCGTCCGGCTCATTCAGCGCGACCGCAGATGCACGCTCCAGGAAGCGGTCGACGAGGCCGGGGTCCAGCTGGCCCGCATAGCCGAGCGCGTACAGCGGGCCGAAAAGGCACTCGCCGACGAAATAGACGCGGCGGGTATCGACGGAGGAACCAAAGCCGCCCTGGAGCGCTGCGTCCAGGACTATCGCGGGCTCGTCCGGGGCGATTTCGACTACCACGCGCGCGCCGAGCGGTACACACGCCCCGATCTGCTGGAGTTCGACGAGCGGGAGGCGATGTCGGGTTACTTCGCCGCCTGA
- a CDS encoding glycoside hydrolase family 9 protein, whose amino-acid sequence MFHRPGRSGRAGVLAGVAATTGLLAGILAAPAGAAEPAGEAPEVIVNGDFSAGSAPWWSTANSPVAVVDGRLCADVPAGTANAWDAIVGQNGLALTAGEGYTLSYTATSTVPVTIRTNVQMATEPWSTELSTAQPVGTTAERVTETFTAGADHEAAQLAFQMGGSAQALTFCVDDVSLRGGTAPPPYEPDTGSPVRVNQVGYLTHGPKSGTVVTEGTDPLPWTLDAADGTRLAGGTTTPAGVDTASRQNVHTFDFGAVTTAGEGYTVTVAGERSEPFAIGDDLYDSLRTDALAYFYHNRSGIEIDADIVGEEYARPAGHVGVSPNQGDNDVPCQPGVCDYRLDAAGGWYDAGDHGKYVVNGGISVAQLMSVFERTLYEENADAGPLGDGALRLPEHANATPDILDEARWELEFLMRMQVPAGEPLAGMAHHKLHDKAWTGLPLRPDRDPQPRELHPPTTAATLNLAATAAQCARLFQVYDADFAAQCRSAARTAWTAAKAHPAVLADPQDGTGGGAYSDNDVRDEFYWAAAELFLTTGEDVYRLAVLDSPLHGDTDMVFPSGGMSWGSVAGLGALNLSTVPSKLSTEQLATVRGMVTEAADGYAADSAEAAYGLPYAPDNGHYVWGSNSQVANNMVVLGSAHDLTGRTVYRDAVLRGLDYLMGRNALNQSYVTGYGERDSRNQHHRFWAHQLDPALPNPAPGSLAGGPNASIEDPVAQAKLKGCAPAMCYIDDIESWATNEITVNWNAPLAWVASYVDDLGGGAPVKAQCEVTYTSQRWGNGFTTQVVVKNTGAQSVRPWRLEWTFADQQRVTDTWGADLRQTGPLVTAEALSWNAALAPGGTVRFGFNGLPTGLVNDPQVFRLNDRACATASRR is encoded by the coding sequence ATGTTCCACCGACCGGGCCGCTCCGGACGCGCCGGCGTGCTAGCGGGCGTCGCGGCCACCACCGGGCTGCTGGCCGGCATCCTGGCCGCACCCGCTGGTGCGGCCGAACCCGCCGGTGAGGCCCCCGAGGTCATCGTCAACGGGGACTTCTCCGCAGGCAGCGCCCCGTGGTGGTCGACCGCCAACAGTCCCGTCGCCGTCGTGGACGGACGCCTGTGCGCCGACGTCCCCGCGGGCACGGCCAACGCGTGGGACGCCATCGTCGGACAGAACGGGCTCGCCCTCACCGCCGGCGAGGGATACACCCTGAGCTACACGGCGACGTCCACCGTGCCGGTCACCATCCGCACCAACGTGCAGATGGCGACCGAACCGTGGAGCACGGAACTCTCCACCGCGCAGCCGGTCGGTACGACCGCGGAACGCGTCACCGAGACCTTCACCGCCGGAGCCGACCACGAGGCCGCGCAACTCGCCTTCCAGATGGGGGGCAGCGCCCAGGCGCTCACCTTCTGCGTCGATGACGTATCGCTGCGCGGCGGGACCGCGCCACCGCCGTACGAACCGGACACCGGGTCGCCGGTCCGGGTCAACCAGGTCGGATACCTCACCCACGGTCCCAAGAGCGGCACCGTCGTCACCGAGGGGACCGACCCGCTGCCCTGGACGCTGGACGCGGCGGACGGGACACGTCTGGCCGGCGGTACCACCACTCCGGCGGGCGTGGACACGGCCTCGCGGCAGAACGTCCACACCTTCGACTTCGGCGCGGTGACCACCGCCGGGGAGGGCTACACCGTCACGGTCGCGGGGGAGAGGAGCGAGCCCTTCGCCATCGGCGACGACCTCTACGACTCGCTGCGCACCGACGCGCTCGCGTACTTCTACCACAACCGCAGCGGCATCGAGATCGACGCGGACATCGTGGGGGAGGAGTACGCGCGGCCGGCCGGCCATGTGGGGGTGAGCCCCAACCAGGGCGACAACGACGTGCCCTGCCAGCCCGGTGTGTGCGACTACCGCCTCGACGCGGCGGGGGGCTGGTACGACGCCGGTGACCACGGCAAGTACGTCGTCAACGGCGGGATCTCCGTCGCCCAGCTGATGTCCGTCTTCGAGCGGACCCTGTACGAGGAGAACGCCGACGCGGGCCCGCTCGGTGACGGCGCGCTCCGGCTGCCCGAGCACGCGAACGCCACCCCCGACATCCTCGACGAGGCCCGCTGGGAGCTGGAGTTCCTCATGCGGATGCAGGTGCCGGCGGGGGAGCCGCTGGCCGGCATGGCCCACCACAAGCTGCACGACAAGGCGTGGACCGGACTGCCGCTCCGGCCGGACCGTGACCCCCAGCCCCGGGAGCTGCACCCGCCGACCACGGCGGCCACCCTCAACCTGGCGGCCACCGCCGCCCAGTGCGCCCGCCTCTTCCAGGTCTACGACGCGGACTTCGCCGCGCAGTGCCGGTCGGCCGCGCGGACGGCGTGGACCGCGGCCAAGGCCCACCCGGCCGTTCTCGCCGATCCGCAGGACGGCACGGGCGGCGGCGCCTACAGCGACAACGACGTGCGGGACGAGTTCTACTGGGCTGCGGCGGAGCTCTTCCTCACCACCGGCGAGGACGTGTACCGCCTCGCGGTCCTCGACTCCCCGCTGCACGGCGACACCGACATGGTCTTCCCGAGCGGCGGCATGTCCTGGGGGTCGGTCGCCGGGCTCGGCGCCCTGAACCTCTCGACCGTGCCGAGCAAGCTGTCCACCGAACAACTCGCCACGGTGCGGGGCATGGTGACCGAAGCCGCCGACGGCTACGCGGCCGACTCGGCCGAGGCCGCGTACGGTCTTCCGTACGCGCCCGACAACGGGCACTACGTGTGGGGTTCGAACAGCCAGGTCGCCAACAACATGGTCGTCCTGGGATCGGCGCACGACCTCACCGGCAGGACGGTCTACCGTGACGCGGTACTGCGCGGACTGGACTACCTGATGGGCCGCAACGCGCTGAACCAGTCCTACGTCACCGGATACGGCGAGCGGGACTCACGCAACCAGCACCACCGGTTCTGGGCCCACCAGCTCGACCCGGCCCTGCCGAACCCCGCCCCCGGATCGCTGGCCGGTGGACCGAACGCCTCCATCGAGGACCCGGTCGCGCAGGCCAAGCTGAAGGGCTGCGCACCGGCGATGTGCTACATCGACGACATCGAGTCCTGGGCCACGAACGAGATCACCGTCAACTGGAACGCCCCGCTCGCCTGGGTCGCGTCCTACGTGGACGATCTGGGCGGCGGCGCGCCCGTGAAGGCGCAGTGCGAGGTCACCTACACCTCGCAGCGCTGGGGCAACGGCTTCACCACCCAGGTCGTGGTGAAGAACACCGGCGCCCAGTCCGTCCGGCCCTGGCGGCTGGAATGGACGTTCGCCGACCAGCAGCGGGTGACCGACACCTGGGGCGCGGATCTCCGGCAGACCGGCCCCCTGGTCACCGCGGAGGCCCTGAGCTGGAACGCCGCTCTCGCGCCCGGCGGCACCGTGCGGTTCGGCTTCAACGGCCTGCCCACCGGTCTGGTGAACGACCCGCAGGTCTTCCGCCTGAATGACAGGGCCTGCGCGACGGCATCACGACGATGA
- a CDS encoding cold-shock protein yields the protein MASGTVKWFNAAKGFGFIEQDGGGADVFAHFSNVAAQGFLELLAGQKVTFDIAPGQKGPMAENIVPA from the coding sequence ATGGCGTCAGGCACTGTGAAGTGGTTCAACGCAGCCAAGGGTTTCGGCTTCATCGAGCAGGACGGTGGCGGCGCTGACGTGTTCGCCCACTTCTCGAACGTCGCCGCCCAGGGCTTTCTTGAGCTGCTCGCGGGTCAGAAGGTCACCTTCGACATCGCGCCGGGCCAGAAGGGCCCGATGGCCGAGAACATCGTCCCCGCCTGA
- a CDS encoding LacI family DNA-binding transcriptional regulator codes for MLKRSSGTPTLEEVAALAGVGRGTVSRVINNASGVKASTRRAVQRAIDELDYVPNLAARSLAGRRAGAVALVMTKTDWRLFGEPFFSEVVRAVGDALTEAGVQLLLTLVRTDAERQRLVEYVRGGRVDGALLMSVRAEDRLPDMLADAGLPTVLLGRRSGDERVTYVDADNVGGAREAVSHLVAGGRRAIATITGPPEMYVARCRLRGYREALKDAGLDEVPSLVVEGDFTETSGRREMAGLIERHPEVDAVFAASDSMAAGALAALHAAGRRVPRDVAVVGFDDFELAEQTEPPLTTVRQPMEEIGRTMVRLLLEEMDRPEVAWRHVILRTRLVVRESA; via the coding sequence ATGCTGAAGCGAAGTTCCGGCACACCGACGCTGGAGGAAGTGGCCGCCCTCGCCGGAGTGGGGCGGGGCACGGTCTCCCGGGTGATCAACAACGCGTCGGGGGTCAAGGCGTCCACACGCCGTGCCGTCCAGCGTGCCATCGACGAACTGGACTACGTGCCCAATCTGGCCGCCCGTTCACTGGCCGGCCGCCGCGCGGGCGCCGTCGCGCTGGTGATGACGAAGACGGACTGGCGGCTGTTCGGGGAACCGTTCTTCTCGGAGGTCGTGCGGGCGGTCGGGGACGCCCTGACGGAGGCGGGCGTGCAGCTGCTGCTCACACTCGTCCGCACGGACGCCGAGCGGCAGCGGCTCGTGGAGTACGTACGCGGCGGCCGGGTGGACGGGGCCCTGCTGATGTCCGTGCGGGCCGAGGACCGGTTGCCGGACATGCTCGCCGACGCCGGGCTGCCCACCGTGCTGCTGGGCAGACGCTCGGGTGACGAGCGGGTGACCTACGTGGACGCGGACAACGTGGGCGGCGCACGGGAGGCGGTCAGCCATCTGGTGGCCGGCGGGCGGAGGGCCATCGCCACGATCACGGGCCCGCCCGAGATGTACGTCGCCCGGTGCAGGCTGCGCGGCTACCGGGAGGCACTCAAGGACGCCGGGCTCGACGAAGTGCCGTCCCTGGTCGTGGAGGGCGACTTCACCGAGACCAGCGGGCGGCGGGAGATGGCCGGGCTCATCGAGCGGCACCCGGAGGTCGATGCCGTCTTCGCCGCGTCGGACAGCATGGCCGCCGGTGCGCTGGCCGCCCTCCACGCGGCGGGGCGGCGGGTACCGCGGGACGTGGCGGTGGTCGGCTTCGACGACTTCGAGCTGGCCGAGCAGACGGAGCCGCCGCTGACGACCGTCCGCCAGCCGATGGAGGAGATCGGCCGGACCATGGTGCGGCTGCTGCTGGAGGAGATGGACCGGCCGGAGGTGGCCTGGCGGCATGTGATCCTGCGGACTCGGCTGGTGGTGCGCGAGTCGGCCTGA
- a CDS encoding EF-hand domain-containing protein gives MADIESARKAFDRFDQNGDGLITANEYKSAMAQLGDPFVTETVAQAIINSNDANGDGLLTFDEFWAAQNKA, from the coding sequence GTGGCGGACATCGAGTCGGCACGCAAGGCATTCGACCGGTTCGACCAGAACGGGGACGGCCTCATAACGGCGAACGAGTACAAGAGCGCGATGGCGCAGCTCGGCGACCCGTTCGTCACCGAGACGGTGGCGCAGGCGATCATCAACTCGAACGACGCGAACGGTGACGGCCTCCTCACCTTCGACGAGTTCTGGGCCGCGCAGAACAAGGCCTGA
- a CDS encoding cellulase family glycosylhydrolase, translating into MKRFLALLATCATVLGLSALSSPPAMAATGCKVDYTVTSQWQGGFQAGVKVTNLGEPVNGWTLKFTMPDAGQKVVQGWNATWSQSGSTATAVGVDWNRSLATGASADLGMVGSFTGANPKPTAFTLNGVACTGSVEEPPPVDPPVPGTGTPVDVNGKLHVCGVNLCNQYNRPVQLRGMSTHGIQWFSKCYNAASVDALAKDWKSDLLRVAMYVQESGYETDPAGFTSRVNGLVDMAEARGMYAMIDFHTLTPGDPNHNLDRAKTFFASVAARNADKKNVIYEIANEPNGVSWAAIKSYAEQVIPVIRAADPDAVVIVGTRGWSSLGVSDGSNESEVVNAPVNATNIMYAFHFYAASHKDSYRATLSRAASKLPLFVTEFGTVSATGGGAMDRASTTAWLDLLDQLKIGYANWTYSDADESSAAFRPGTCNGSDYSSSGVLTESGALLKNRISTPDSFPTS; encoded by the coding sequence GTGAAACGCTTTTTGGCTCTACTGGCGACCTGTGCGACGGTCCTGGGCCTCTCGGCCCTGTCCAGTCCCCCGGCGATGGCTGCCACCGGATGCAAGGTCGACTACACGGTCACCAGCCAGTGGCAGGGTGGTTTCCAGGCCGGAGTGAAGGTCACCAACCTGGGCGAACCCGTCAACGGATGGACGCTGAAGTTCACGATGCCCGACGCGGGGCAGAAGGTCGTGCAGGGCTGGAACGCCACCTGGTCGCAGTCCGGTTCCACGGCCACCGCCGTCGGTGTCGACTGGAACCGCTCACTGGCCACCGGTGCGTCGGCCGATCTGGGGATGGTCGGTTCCTTCACGGGCGCCAACCCGAAGCCCACGGCGTTCACACTCAACGGCGTCGCCTGTACGGGCTCCGTCGAAGAGCCGCCGCCCGTCGACCCGCCCGTCCCGGGCACCGGTACCCCGGTGGACGTCAACGGAAAGCTCCACGTCTGCGGCGTGAACCTGTGCAACCAGTACAACCGCCCCGTACAGCTGCGGGGGATGAGCACGCACGGCATCCAGTGGTTCAGCAAGTGCTACAACGCCGCGTCCGTGGACGCGCTGGCGAAGGACTGGAAGTCGGACCTGCTGCGTGTCGCCATGTACGTGCAGGAGAGCGGCTACGAGACCGACCCGGCGGGCTTCACCAGCCGGGTGAACGGCCTCGTCGACATGGCCGAGGCGCGCGGCATGTACGCGATGATCGACTTCCACACCCTGACGCCGGGTGACCCGAACCACAACCTCGACCGCGCCAAGACCTTCTTCGCGTCCGTCGCGGCCCGCAACGCCGACAAGAAGAACGTGATCTACGAGATCGCCAACGAGCCGAACGGCGTGAGCTGGGCGGCCATCAAGAGCTACGCCGAGCAGGTCATCCCGGTGATCCGGGCGGCCGACCCGGACGCCGTCGTCATCGTCGGCACCCGCGGCTGGTCCTCGCTGGGTGTCTCGGACGGCTCCAACGAGAGCGAGGTCGTCAACGCCCCCGTCAATGCCACCAACATCATGTATGCGTTCCACTTCTACGCCGCGAGCCACAAGGACTCCTACCGCGCCACGCTGAGCCGGGCGGCCTCGAAGCTGCCGCTGTTCGTCACCGAGTTCGGCACGGTCAGCGCCACCGGCGGTGGGGCGATGGACCGGGCGAGCACCACGGCCTGGCTGGACCTGCTCGACCAGCTGAAGATCGGCTACGCGAACTGGACCTACTCCGACGCCGATGAGAGCAGCGCGGCCTTCAGGCCCGGGACCTGCAACGGCAGCGACTACAGCAGCAGTGGTGTGCTGACCGAGTCAGGGGCCCTGCTCAAGAACCGGATCAGTACCCCCGACAGCTTCCCCACCAGCTGA
- a CDS encoding SCO5918 family protein has translation MRCVIARFPFDLTRSGVLESMNGIKPERVSGESVIIGRRTYPVKQVGQVVTRQDRRDFSAGEVLRAMAQLGFTCRDLPKASAPTRVLSPLQRASAALGASVAA, from the coding sequence ATGCGCTGTGTCATCGCCCGCTTCCCGTTCGACCTCACGAGGAGCGGCGTCCTGGAATCGATGAACGGCATCAAGCCCGAGCGGGTTTCCGGCGAGTCCGTGATCATCGGCCGACGCACCTACCCCGTCAAGCAGGTCGGACAGGTCGTCACACGCCAGGACCGCCGCGACTTCAGCGCCGGCGAAGTCCTGCGGGCCATGGCGCAACTCGGCTTCACCTGCCGAGACCTTCCCAAGGCCTCCGCCCCCACCCGCGTTCTCAGCCCGTTGCAGCGCGCGTCCGCGGCGCTCGGCGCCTCTGTGGCCGCCTGA